The genomic interval TTGTGTGTTGTATCCGGCATATAAACTAATGCATTTTTAAAGGTAAATTGATATGATAAACAAAACTTTTCAAGGTAATTTGCAAGTGAGAGAGTTTGCTACAAGAGAGGAAATGGGCACCGATGCCGCGGAAGCTGTAGCAACTACTATTAAGGACCTCTTAAAAGAGAAGGAGTATGTAAATATGATATTTGCATCTGCACCATCACAAAATGAATTCTTAATAGGTTTAGAGAATGCGAAAGATGTTGATTGGTCTCGTGTAGTTGCTTTCCACATGGATGAATATATTGGTTTGAAGTCCGATCATCCGCAAACATTTGCTAACTTTTTGCGGAAAAAGCTATTCAACAAATTGCCGTTTCATAAAGTTCACTATATCGATGGAAATGCCGATAGCCCTGACGGAGAATGCAAACGTTATAGTCAGTTATTAATGGATAATCCAGTCGATATTGTATGTATGGGTATAGGAGAGAACAATCATATCGCCTTTAACGATCCCCATGTCGCTGATTTTGATGATTCCCGTTTGGTGAAGATTGTAGACCTTGATAGTGAAAGTAGACAGCAGCAGGTGAATGATGGTTGTTTTGACTCTATAGAAGATGTTCCTACACATGCATTGACACTCACGATCCCGGCACTTACAAATGCTAACTATATTTATTGTATTGTACCAGGAAAAAATAAAGCAAAAGCCGTACGCCATACTTTGAAGGAGGAGATCAGTCCCCGATATCCTTCTACCATATTAAGAACTCATTCCGATGCTATTCTGTTCTTAGATAAGGACAGTGCCTCAGCTCTTTAAAAAACGGGAGTTATACAATAAAAAAAAATATTTGTATAATTCCCGTTTTTTATCATATCTTAGTTTTACTATAAAGCTAAATAAATATCGTTGTTATACGATATTGTGTAATCGATTACATTAATCAGTGAAACACTTAGCCCCTAAGAATAGTTGATAAAAAGACTATCATGGGCTTAAATATTTCATTTTTTGTTAAAGATGACGTAATCGATTACATTGCACACAACTCATGTTAAATTTTTGTACTAAAATATGAAACGAAAAAAACAATAATATCGATTATTCAATAGCTAAAACGATTTAACCAATATCGATATAATTATGTTTTTGCACGTATTGGTGTGAAGATAGCAGGAGTGGAAGATATGATCTTTTCTCATATAGAAAAGATACAACTGTGAATAAACGATTAGCAACCCAATAAATTAATAGAAATTCATGTATAAACTCCCAGTAACCAAAAAGAGAAAGAAGCGGAAGCGTATCTTGTCAGTCTTGTTAGGCTGTATTATTTTAGCGGTAGCAGCTTGCGCCCCTAAAATTGTTTCACAACAAGCGGCATCGACTGCACAGGAAGCACCAGTCAACCCGAAAAGAATTGAAGTGCTTTTTTTAGGGCACAAAAGCACACATCATGATTCTTATCGATATGCACCCTGGTTGGCAATTAAACTATTCCAGAGCGGCATTAACATGACGTATACAGATGATTTGGCAGATTTAAATAAAGATAATCTGAAGAAATTTGATGGCCTGATTATTTATGCTAATCATGATACTATTTCACCTAGTCAGGAAGCAGCTCTAAAAGACTTTGTTGAAGGTGGAAAGGGACTTATCCCACTCCATTCAGCAACGGGCTGTTTCAAGAATTCCGAATGGTATATACAAGCTGTTGGCGGACAATTTGCTTCTCATGGTGAAGGTATATTTAAGGGAACGATCGTTGATTCTACCCATGCTGTTATGCAGGGGATAAATGAATTCGAAACCTGGGATGAAACTTATGTTCATCAAGCGCTTAATCCCGATAAGACTGTCTTGATGGAACGTATCGAAGGGGATCATAACGAACCTTACACTTGGGTGCGTAATCAGGGAGAAGGTAGGGTGTTTTATACTGCATATGGGCATGATGAAAGAACATGGAAAAATATCGGATTTTTAAATCTTGTAAGGAACGGTGTACTTTGGGCTGTGGGTGATCAGGCGGTCGCTGATATGAAAGCACTGGACATACCGAATGTCGATATCTATAATAGTGACACCATTTCTGATTATACAGCGCGTCATCTTGTTCCAAAAATCCAAGAGGCTCTGGAACCTTCCGAGTCTAACAAACTGACTCAGGTTTTAACTGACTTTGATATCGAACTATTTGCTTCCGAACCGGACATTATTAATCCAATTGCAATGGCATGGGATGAACGCGGACGGTTGTGGATTGTTGAGTCGGTAGATTATCCGAATACGTTTGTTGAGACTGATGGGCTGGCTAACGACCGTATTAAAATTTGTGAGGATACTGATGGAGACGGCAAAGCAGATAAGTTTACGGTATTTGCTGACGATTTAAACATCCCAACTAGTATTGTCTTTGTAAACGGGGGTGTTATTGTTTCGGAGGCTCCTGGTTTTGTTTTCTTAAAAGATACAGATGGAGATGATGTCGCTGATCTTCGAGAAGTCATTATGACCGGCTGGAATAAAAATGATACGCATGCCGGACCATCTAATTTACAGTATGGTTTTGACAATAAAATATGGGGCGTAACGGGTTATGCTGGTTTTGACGGGGAACTTAATGGTAAAAAGGCTAAGTTTTCTCAAGGAGTATATCACTTCGCACCAGATGGCAAAAACTTTGAATATTTAGCACCAACCAGTAACAATACATGGGGCTTAGGTTTTACTGAAGATAATAATGTGTTTATCTCAACAGCAAATAATACGCACAGCGCATTTTATTCGATGCCAGATAAACTTTTGAAATATAAACTCCCGGAGCATGACGATTATCCGAGAATATCAGCAGTTCAAAAAATTGATGGGCATTATGACCTTCACCCGTTAACACCGAACTTACGACAAGTTGATGTAGTAGGTGGCTTTACTTCAGCTGCCGGTTATCAATTTTATACCGCTAGGGACTTTCCAAAAGAATATTGGAATAAAGTAGCATTTGTCACGGAACCTACCGTGCGTTTAGTGCACAACTCAATTGTTGAACCAGACGGAGCTGGTTTTGTTGAAAAGGATGGTTGGAATCTTGTGGCCAGTTCTGACGAATGGTTTGGTCCGGTACAGGCTTCCGTAGGGCCGGATGGGGCTGTTTGGGTTGCGGACTGGTATAATTTTATTATTCAGCACAACGTTTTTGTGCCAGAACAAGCACCTTCTGAATTTGTATTGCCTTTTAAAGAGCAACCTCATGGACCTGGAAATGCATTTTCAAGCCCGCTGCGCGATACAAATCACGGCAGAATCTATCGTATAGTATATAAAAACGCAGAAGAAAAGAATCCATTAACACTTTCAAAAGATAGTCTTGATGGTCTGCTTAACGCTCTAGAGAATGATAATCTATTTTGGAGAATGACAGCTCAGCGTTTATTGGTTGAGTCTCAAAACCAGGATGCAGTTCCCAGACTTTATGAGATCATCAACAACCAGTCAGTTGATGAAATTGGTTTAAACGGTCCTGCTGTGCATGCTTTATGGACATTGCACGGATTGGGAGCACTCGATGGCTCAAATCAAGAAGCGCTTGCAGTGGTAGAAAAGGCTTTAGATCATCCGGCTGCAGGAGTTAGAAAAGCTGCCCTACAGGTACTTCCGAAAACTCATCATGGGGTCATGGCTATTCAAGAGCACGGGCTATTGACAGATGCTAACTTAAATACCCGTCTAGCCGCATTTGTTGAGCTTGCATTATTGCCTGAATTTAAGCAAGTTGGTGAGCTTATTTACAAAGCCAGTCTAAATAACGAAAATGAAGATGACAAATGGTTGTCACAAGCGCTTTATTCAGCGTCTGTGGTTCATCGTGAAGGGTTTAGAGAGGCGTTTAATGCGGATGCTTCAACATCTAAAAGTTCATTCTCAGAAAGAATTAAAACAGCATTAGATAAAGAGTTTCCTGAAGAGAAACCAAAAGAAGTGAAGACTGAGGTGAAGAAAAAGCCTGCGCCTGAACAGGAAAAGCCAAAAGTAATGAGGGTGACGATCGGTGTTGTGAAAGATATTATGCAGTACGATAAAAAATTGATTACTTTAAAGGCTGGTACTAGAGTTTCATTACGATTTGTAAATCCAGATGGTATGTTGCATAACTTATTGATTATTAAACCTGGATCCCTTCAAAAGGTTGGTGCTGCTGCTGATGCAATGTTACGTAACCCGAACGCCGCAGACTTGCAGTATGTACCCAAAATTCCAGAAGTGCTATTTTCAACAAAATTATTATCAACTGGTGAGTCTGATACGATCGAGTTTACTGTACCTAGTACACCTGGGGACTATCCATTTGTCTGTACTTTCCCTGGTCACTGGCGAGGGATGAACGGAATAATCCGAGTAACTAAATAAAAACATATGAAAAAGTATTTAATTCACAAAACTCTATTAACAAGCATACTGCTGCTTGTTTCGGTTACATTGACGTATAATATCGCAAAAGCACATGCCAAAGAACCAATTCGCGTTTTGATGGTAGGCGGGGGCGAGTCGCATGACTTCGATACTTGGTATAGAGGTGCTGACGTAATAACATTGGAAAAAAATGGTTTTGCACAGGTAATATATACCGATGATGTTACCCAAATCATGGATCATTTGCCCAATATTGATGTTCTATTCCTGTCGAATAACCAACCTATTAAAGACCAGGCTACTCGGCAAGCTATTTTCGAGTTTACAAAAGCTGGAAAAGGTTTGGTTTTGGCTCATGCAGCATTGTGGTATAACTGGTCAGACTGGCCAGAGTATAACAAAGAATTAGTAAGCGGTGGTTCTCGAGGTCACGACCCTTATGGTGCTTTTACAGTCAACATCGTTAAAAAACATCCTGTAGTAAAGGGGGTAGATAAGAGCTTCGAGCTAAAGGATGAGCTATACTATCAAGAGGTCGACCAGGCTGGACCGGGACTGGATGTTCTTGCCACCGCGAATAACAAAGAAACAGGAAAATCTTTCCCTTCGGTTTTTGTTGTTAAGAATCCCGATACAAGAATTGTCGGTATAGCTTTAGGTCATGACGGGGAAGCTCATAATATAGAAAACTATAAAAAACTAGTAAGAAATGCTGTAAAATGGGCAGCAAGTAAATAATCATAAAACTAAAACTTTAAAAGAAGAAAAATTATGGAAGAGAAAAAAATCACGGTTGTTATTGTTGGAATGGGTTTCGGTAAAGAATTCATCGCTATCTATCAGTCGCATCCAAATATCAAGGCAGTTGGAATTTGTACAAGAAATGAGGACACCTTAACCGAGTTGAAGAACAAATTCAATCTTGATGAGGATTTATGTTTCACCAATTTCGATGATGTTACGAAAAGAGACGATGTAGATGCCATACACATCGTAACCCCAGTTCCCGAACATGCGAGAATGACACTTGCTTCACTGAATGCAAATAAACATACAGCTTGTACGATACCAATGGCGATGACTGTTGAGGACTGCAAAGCGATTGTAGAGGCAAAAAGAAAAGCAAATAAAGTGTACATGATGATGGAAACGGCTTTGTACACTCGTGAGTTTTTATATGGTTTAAAACTAGCTGAAACAGGGCAGTTAGGAAGGATTCAATTTGTTCGAGGATCCCATATCCAAGACATGAGTATGGAAGGCTGGGCTGAATACTGGAAAGGATTTCCTCCGATGTTAAATGGAACACATGCTATTTCTCCACTTTTAAGAATTAACAATACCAAAGCGGAATCTGTAGTATGTCACGGATCAGGGCGGTTAAGCGAGGACTTGGCTAAACGCTATAACGCTCCCTATGCTGTCGAAACAGCTACATTTAAATTGAAAAATTCTGATGTAGTAGCGGAAGCAACTCGGTCACTTTTTGATGTCGTACGTCAATATCGTGAGAGCTACGACGTTTACGGAGATAAAATGTCTTTCGAGTGGGAGCAGTTGCAAGACGAGC from Pedobacter indicus carries:
- a CDS encoding glucosamine-6-phosphate deaminase, giving the protein MINKTFQGNLQVREFATREEMGTDAAEAVATTIKDLLKEKEYVNMIFASAPSQNEFLIGLENAKDVDWSRVVAFHMDEYIGLKSDHPQTFANFLRKKLFNKLPFHKVHYIDGNADSPDGECKRYSQLLMDNPVDIVCMGIGENNHIAFNDPHVADFDDSRLVKIVDLDSESRQQQVNDGCFDSIEDVPTHALTLTIPALTNANYIYCIVPGKNKAKAVRHTLKEEISPRYPSTILRTHSDAILFLDKDSASAL
- a CDS encoding PVC-type heme-binding CxxCH protein is translated as MYKLPVTKKRKKRKRILSVLLGCIILAVAACAPKIVSQQAASTAQEAPVNPKRIEVLFLGHKSTHHDSYRYAPWLAIKLFQSGINMTYTDDLADLNKDNLKKFDGLIIYANHDTISPSQEAALKDFVEGGKGLIPLHSATGCFKNSEWYIQAVGGQFASHGEGIFKGTIVDSTHAVMQGINEFETWDETYVHQALNPDKTVLMERIEGDHNEPYTWVRNQGEGRVFYTAYGHDERTWKNIGFLNLVRNGVLWAVGDQAVADMKALDIPNVDIYNSDTISDYTARHLVPKIQEALEPSESNKLTQVLTDFDIELFASEPDIINPIAMAWDERGRLWIVESVDYPNTFVETDGLANDRIKICEDTDGDGKADKFTVFADDLNIPTSIVFVNGGVIVSEAPGFVFLKDTDGDDVADLREVIMTGWNKNDTHAGPSNLQYGFDNKIWGVTGYAGFDGELNGKKAKFSQGVYHFAPDGKNFEYLAPTSNNTWGLGFTEDNNVFISTANNTHSAFYSMPDKLLKYKLPEHDDYPRISAVQKIDGHYDLHPLTPNLRQVDVVGGFTSAAGYQFYTARDFPKEYWNKVAFVTEPTVRLVHNSIVEPDGAGFVEKDGWNLVASSDEWFGPVQASVGPDGAVWVADWYNFIIQHNVFVPEQAPSEFVLPFKEQPHGPGNAFSSPLRDTNHGRIYRIVYKNAEEKNPLTLSKDSLDGLLNALENDNLFWRMTAQRLLVESQNQDAVPRLYEIINNQSVDEIGLNGPAVHALWTLHGLGALDGSNQEALAVVEKALDHPAAGVRKAALQVLPKTHHGVMAIQEHGLLTDANLNTRLAAFVELALLPEFKQVGELIYKASLNNENEDDKWLSQALYSASVVHREGFREAFNADASTSKSSFSERIKTALDKEFPEEKPKEVKTEVKKKPAPEQEKPKVMRVTIGVVKDIMQYDKKLITLKAGTRVSLRFVNPDGMLHNLLIIKPGSLQKVGAAADAMLRNPNAADLQYVPKIPEVLFSTKLLSTGESDTIEFTVPSTPGDYPFVCTFPGHWRGMNGIIRVTK
- a CDS encoding ThuA domain-containing protein; protein product: MKKYLIHKTLLTSILLLVSVTLTYNIAKAHAKEPIRVLMVGGGESHDFDTWYRGADVITLEKNGFAQVIYTDDVTQIMDHLPNIDVLFLSNNQPIKDQATRQAIFEFTKAGKGLVLAHAALWYNWSDWPEYNKELVSGGSRGHDPYGAFTVNIVKKHPVVKGVDKSFELKDELYYQEVDQAGPGLDVLATANNKETGKSFPSVFVVKNPDTRIVGIALGHDGEAHNIENYKKLVRNAVKWAASK
- a CDS encoding Gfo/Idh/MocA family protein produces the protein MEEKKITVVIVGMGFGKEFIAIYQSHPNIKAVGICTRNEDTLTELKNKFNLDEDLCFTNFDDVTKRDDVDAIHIVTPVPEHARMTLASLNANKHTACTIPMAMTVEDCKAIVEAKRKANKVYMMMETALYTREFLYGLKLAETGQLGRIQFVRGSHIQDMSMEGWAEYWKGFPPMLNGTHAISPLLRINNTKAESVVCHGSGRLSEDLAKRYNAPYAVETATFKLKNSDVVAEATRSLFDVVRQYRESYDVYGDKMSFEWEQLQDEQHVIFDGGENAERIDVPDTDELLIEPIKHFTKREKIDDPNHVSFLQGAGHGGSHPHLVQEFVAAIVEGRNSAVDADVAANYTCAGICAHESAMKGGVRVEIPDFEL